A single Natrinema pellirubrum DSM 15624 DNA region contains:
- a CDS encoding TrmB family transcriptional regulator: MTQDDITNEAVSLLQDLGLQEYEARCFLALTRLPSGTAKEIHEISEVPRTRVYDAIRVLESQGLVEVRHSSPQQFRAVGIDEATRTLRQKYDDRVDTLESYLETVEHRETESDDDRMQEVWSLTGRDAIESRTLDLLTEATSEIALVVADESLLSDPLYETLHDAVDQDVQVILGGRTDGITSRLETELPAARVFETNLDFLIGSGTDHEVAISRILLVDREALLIGSYYPNSEDSAEQAIFASGLENGIVVLLRRLISSGLTAVEDSEP, translated from the coding sequence ATGACACAGGACGACATTACGAACGAGGCGGTTAGTCTACTCCAGGATCTCGGTCTTCAAGAGTACGAAGCCCGGTGTTTTCTGGCGTTGACGCGGCTACCCAGCGGTACAGCGAAGGAAATACACGAGATCTCGGAGGTTCCCCGAACGCGGGTCTACGACGCCATTCGGGTACTCGAGTCACAGGGACTCGTCGAAGTACGACACTCGAGCCCCCAACAGTTTCGGGCGGTCGGCATCGACGAGGCCACGCGGACCCTCCGCCAGAAATACGACGACCGGGTCGACACCCTCGAGTCATATCTCGAAACCGTCGAACACCGCGAGACCGAGTCCGATGACGACCGGATGCAGGAGGTGTGGTCACTGACCGGACGCGACGCGATCGAATCGCGAACGCTCGATCTACTCACGGAGGCCACCAGCGAGATCGCACTGGTCGTTGCCGACGAATCGCTCCTGTCTGACCCGCTCTACGAGACGTTACACGATGCGGTCGATCAGGACGTCCAGGTCATCCTCGGCGGCCGGACCGACGGCATTACCTCCCGGCTGGAAACGGAACTCCCGGCCGCCCGCGTGTTCGAGACGAACCTGGATTTTCTCATCGGATCGGGAACCGACCACGAAGTCGCGATCAGTCGCATCCTGCTCGTCGATCGGGAGGCGTTGCTGATCGGCTCGTACTATCCCAACAGCGAGGACTCGGCCGAACAGGCGATCTTCGCCAGCGGCCTCGAGAACGGAATCGTCGTGTTACTCCGGCGGTTGATCTCGTCGGGACTGACCGCCGTCGAGGACTCGGAACCGTAA
- a CDS encoding HalOD1 output domain-containing protein yields MIVRREFDWSETPPSIAIVTVIADLENVDPIDLPTTAEMTLYSYIDPGALDALVAGDHVVVSFSMAEYRIRIDGTELTVATD; encoded by the coding sequence GTGATCGTACGACGTGAGTTCGATTGGTCGGAGACGCCGCCGAGCATCGCTATCGTGACTGTGATCGCCGATCTCGAGAACGTCGATCCGATCGACCTCCCGACGACCGCCGAGATGACGCTGTACTCGTATATCGATCCCGGTGCGCTGGACGCTCTCGTCGCCGGTGATCACGTCGTCGTATCGTTTTCCATGGCGGAGTATCGGATTCGGATCGACGGCACCGAACTGACAGTGGCTACCGATTGA
- a CDS encoding GNAT family N-acetyltransferase — translation MEYDLLGWPPDGPTLRLDHERFSYAGKFVMTNTGKAVARTDNGRLVAAVAFNEDRTDADTLWLRYVTVDRDRRGEGIGPALCRLVRDRALERGYERLRIAVNNPFAYEALYRTGFAYTGETTGIAELILEYPMPDDPDTATWTDRERYQAGLEEYRDRDLSDAEERFLESRTGSDPPEIGCE, via the coding sequence GTGGAGTACGATCTGCTCGGTTGGCCACCCGACGGCCCGACACTCCGGCTCGATCACGAACGGTTCAGCTACGCCGGCAAGTTCGTCATGACGAACACGGGCAAGGCCGTCGCCCGTACTGACAACGGCCGGCTCGTCGCCGCCGTCGCGTTCAACGAGGACCGGACTGACGCCGACACGCTGTGGCTACGGTACGTCACCGTCGATCGGGACCGGCGTGGCGAGGGGATCGGCCCCGCGCTCTGTCGGCTGGTCCGCGATCGTGCCCTCGAGCGAGGCTACGAGCGACTCCGGATCGCCGTCAACAACCCCTTCGCCTACGAAGCACTCTACCGGACCGGCTTCGCCTACACCGGCGAGACGACCGGGATCGCCGAACTGATCCTCGAGTACCCGATGCCGGACGATCCCGATACCGCGACGTGGACCGACCGCGAGCGGTACCAGGCCGGCCTCGAGGAATACCGCGATCGGGACCTCTCCGACGCGGAGGAACGGTTCCTCGAGTCGCGAACCGGGAGCGACCCGCCGGAGATCGGCTGTGAGTGA
- a CDS encoding cold-shock protein: MANGTVDFFNDTGGYGFIETDDADEDVFFHMEDVGGPDLEEGTDIEFDIEQAPKGPRATNVVRN; this comes from the coding sequence ATGGCAAACGGAACGGTTGATTTCTTCAACGACACGGGCGGTTACGGTTTCATCGAGACTGACGACGCGGACGAGGACGTTTTCTTCCACATGGAGGACGTTGGCGGTCCGGACCTCGAAGAAGGCACAGACATCGAGTTCGACATCGAGCAGGCCCCCAAGGGCCCGCGAGCGACGAACGTCGTTCGTAACTAA